A window of Macadamia integrifolia cultivar HAES 741 unplaced genomic scaffold, SCU_Mint_v3 scaffold1907, whole genome shotgun sequence genomic DNA:
TactccttattcttcttcttaacaaagCTGCTGGATGGTGATGGTCTCTTGGGATTGGGATTCATtggagtagtagtagtagtagaagTAGGCGGCGTGGTCTTGATGGTGGGGATTAAGTACCAGCAGGCAGAGGTGAGGAGTATGGCAACGGATCTCCCAAACATCAACAAGCACACCAGACTTAGCACCACAACCAGGGGCAAATACTCAGAAGGCCTCCCCCACCTCATCATCATCCCCATGCTATTTTcaccactcttcttcttcttgttgttgttgttggaggcAGCGGCCGTCCTTCCATCATCATCCATACAAGAGGAAGAATAGGCAGAGGCGGTGGCGGTGGCCAGCGTTGCTTGTTTCCTATGttcttgttgctgctgctgtaaTTGGACAAGTTTTTGGGGAGAGGAGGCCTTGCTGCTGCACCTGTTGTTTTTGATGGGGGTggaagtagtagtagtagtagtagtagtagagcATCTGGAGGAGGAAGGAGGGTTATAATTGCCAtccggtggtggtggtggtggtggtgggttgTACTGTGTGGATCCCTGACCCTGCAGAGACTTGTCCTTGCCATCAGTACCACAAACGCCAATTACGGGCTT
This region includes:
- the LOC122065159 gene encoding uncharacterized protein LOC122065159; this translates as MFNPLACVSPRLQRRGEEFEEFEEASPCSTTSSTPRSCSTTPTPTTKTKTTTTTTSGGKKGLNKKKKNNPYSTSGLDKFSTLLADLEERKRKIYAQVDDANAPYVGFIRSKSGDWLPIVVRLGNHDHHTSTTTPIHQHNKLTHDHKAVALTKKKPVIGVCGTDGKDKSLQGQGSTQYNPPPPPPPPDGNYNPPSSSRCSTTTTTTTTSTPIKNNRCSSKASSPQKLVQLQQQQQEHRKQATLATATASAYSSSCMDDDGRTAAASNNNNKKKKSGENSMGMMMRWGRPSEYLPLVVVLSLVCLLMFGRSVAILLTSACWYLIPTIKTTPPTSTTTTTPMNPNPKRPSPSSSFVKKKNKEYATRLGSHEKNNNIIPSSNMPNIVDSLSKRRRNGRSW